In one Echinicola marina genomic region, the following are encoded:
- a CDS encoding DUF1016 N-terminal domain-containing protein, translating into MKISKNILSDIQSIISTARQNAVRSVNFERVVMYWKIGERIFEEEQHGEQRAEYGAYLIKNLAEALEPEYGTGFSARQLERFRQFYRTFPTTSALRTEFTWTHYKLMLSLDNEDKRQFANED; encoded by the coding sequence ATGAAAATCTCTAAAAACATCCTCTCGGACATCCAATCTATTATCTCCACAGCTCGGCAGAATGCTGTGCGCTCGGTGAATTTTGAGCGGGTGGTGATGTACTGGAAAATTGGGGAACGGATTTTTGAAGAGGAGCAACACGGTGAGCAACGAGCAGAATACGGTGCCTATTTAATAAAAAACCTGGCGGAAGCATTGGAGCCGGAATATGGTACCGGGTTTTCTGCCCGGCAATTGGAACGCTTCCGGCAGTTTTACCGAACTTTCCCAACTACGTCCGCACTGCGGACGGAATTTACTTGGACGCATTACAAACTGATGCTTTCCCTTGATAATGAGGATAAAAGACAGTTTGCAAACGAGGACTAG
- a CDS encoding ImmA/IrrE family metallo-endopeptidase has translation MATEINVNANMLTWAIDRAGYDMHEFVEKMPKVTAWIRGEKKPTLKQLEAFSKKVYLPFGYLFLTEPPKEKLPIPFFRTNGEQIEKVSVNVYDTILLLQQRQNWLREYLKENGFERLGFVGSFKGSQDVSGIVDNIRTTLGLAEDWAQHFKTWQEALNHLVEVIEDKGIITVFNGVVENNTSRTIEVENCRGFVLVDDLAPFMFVNNTDGKAAQLFTIVHELAHIWTGHSAGFDFRKLQPADDPIEVLCDKVAAEFLVPRSAFNKQWADYPSIKECSRFFKVSEIVIARRALDTGKISKSQFFAFYEEYKNREFVKKQHKGGGGDFYATARKRLSLTFASHVNNAVKTGQLLYRDAYKLTSMKGDTFNKFFEKTI, from the coding sequence ATGGCAACAGAGATAAATGTAAATGCTAACATGCTAACTTGGGCAATAGACCGAGCGGGGTATGATATGCATGAATTTGTCGAAAAGATGCCGAAGGTCACCGCTTGGATCAGAGGGGAGAAAAAACCAACCTTGAAGCAACTGGAGGCCTTCTCTAAAAAAGTTTACTTGCCATTTGGGTACCTATTCTTGACAGAGCCCCCAAAGGAAAAACTGCCTATTCCTTTTTTTCGAACTAATGGTGAACAAATTGAAAAAGTAAGTGTCAATGTTTATGATACCATTTTATTGCTTCAACAACGTCAAAATTGGCTTAGGGAATACTTGAAGGAGAACGGTTTCGAACGCTTGGGCTTTGTAGGCAGCTTCAAAGGCAGCCAAGATGTTTCTGGAATTGTTGATAATATAAGAACTACACTTGGACTGGCAGAGGACTGGGCTCAACATTTTAAAACCTGGCAAGAAGCCCTCAATCATTTAGTAGAGGTTATTGAGGATAAGGGGATTATCACTGTTTTTAATGGTGTAGTTGAAAATAATACGTCCCGCACTATTGAGGTGGAGAATTGTCGTGGTTTTGTTTTAGTGGATGATTTAGCTCCATTTATGTTCGTTAATAATACAGATGGGAAAGCCGCTCAATTATTCACGATAGTACATGAATTGGCCCATATCTGGACAGGGCATAGTGCTGGGTTTGATTTTCGCAAGCTTCAGCCTGCAGATGATCCTATTGAAGTACTCTGTGACAAAGTAGCTGCTGAATTTCTGGTGCCTAGAAGTGCATTCAACAAGCAATGGGCAGATTATCCAAGTATCAAAGAATGCTCCCGTTTCTTTAAAGTGAGTGAAATTGTTATTGCTCGGAGGGCATTGGATACTGGGAAAATATCCAAAAGCCAATTTTTTGCTTTTTATGAAGAATATAAGAATAGAGAGTTTGTCAAAAAGCAACATAAAGGGGGAGGTGGTGACTTTTATGCCACAGCAAGGAAAAGACTTAGTTTGACATTTGCATCTCATGTTAATAATGCCGTGAAAACAGGTCAATTACTTTATAGGGATGCCTACAAACTAACCAGCATGAAAGGGGATACTTTCAATAAATTTTTTGAGAAAACGATCTAA
- a CDS encoding helix-turn-helix transcriptional regulator, producing the protein MATNKNALIRYQTLDKCFRNPGRMYFWEDLLDECNSALAEFDPKVEGIQRRQLFDDIRFMESEQGWSISLKRIRDGRKVYYRYNDLSFSINNQPLNDSEAEQIKSALQILSRFSGTPQFEWVNEMIPMLESKFGLIERKNEVISFESNIDLKGLHFLTPLFNSIINERVLKVTYKDFKSSEPYEITFHPYFLKQYNNRWFAFGLNSDNLVPNWNLALDRIESLSETSLKYKPSKTDWEEYFYDLVGVTSPEGVKLQEIVLKFTPEVAPYVVTKPIHPSQKHKNDPTGLEVRIKVIPNFELERLVLSFGEQVEVIFPQDFKERIAHRLNLAIRSY; encoded by the coding sequence ATGGCCACTAATAAAAATGCACTAATTCGCTACCAAACTTTGGACAAATGCTTTCGCAATCCAGGCCGAATGTATTTTTGGGAAGACTTATTGGATGAATGCAACAGTGCATTGGCAGAATTTGATCCAAAGGTTGAAGGAATACAAAGAAGGCAGCTTTTTGATGATATTCGTTTTATGGAGAGCGAGCAAGGCTGGTCTATTTCATTAAAAAGAATTCGTGATGGTCGGAAAGTCTATTACCGGTATAACGATTTATCTTTCTCCATAAATAACCAACCTTTGAATGATTCGGAAGCAGAACAGATAAAATCAGCACTTCAAATACTTTCCCGTTTTTCCGGCACCCCCCAATTTGAATGGGTCAATGAAATGATCCCCATGCTAGAATCAAAGTTTGGCTTGATTGAGCGTAAAAATGAGGTCATAAGCTTTGAAAGCAATATAGATTTGAAAGGACTTCATTTCTTAACACCTTTATTTAACAGTATAATTAATGAACGGGTTTTGAAAGTCACATACAAGGACTTTAAAAGCTCAGAACCTTATGAAATAACTTTTCACCCCTACTTTTTGAAACAGTACAACAATCGGTGGTTTGCATTTGGACTTAATTCTGATAATCTGGTACCCAATTGGAATCTCGCATTGGATAGAATTGAATCTTTATCAGAAACGAGTTTAAAGTATAAACCATCCAAAACAGATTGGGAAGAGTATTTTTATGATTTAGTCGGAGTTACCAGTCCGGAAGGTGTCAAATTACAGGAAATTGTATTAAAATTTACACCCGAAGTTGCGCCTTATGTCGTAACCAAACCAATTCACCCAAGTCAAAAGCATAAAAATGATCCTACAGGTCTTGAAGTCAGAATCAAAGTCATTCCAAATTTTGAATTAGAACGATTGGTTCTATCGTTCGGAGAACAAGTTGAAGTAATATTTCCTCAAGATTTCAAAGAACGTATTGCTCATCGACTCAATTTGGCCATTCGCTCTTACTGA